One window from the genome of Bacilli bacterium encodes:
- a CDS encoding glycogen synthase, which produces MKILMVSSEANPLAKTGGLADVVYALSKELVASKQEVAIVMPLYGTIFKDMNYPIRQIASFDVILGWRNQRANLFTTSIDGITYYLIDNEYYFAREGLYGYGDDTERFAFFTQAVYDMLKQGVVPFPDIVHVHDWQAGMLPVLFKEREKGNAPFAKLKTVLTIHNPAFQGIFAQDLLTEFYGLPHQLYDNGQVRFGNQVSTLKSAIIYADMITTVSPTHAEELLTSEGGKGLNSVIELRRGRFVGILNGIDYQEFNPENDKYLASNYSQANFGLGKSLCRKQLLQTFHLSNDEKRPLFGLVSRLTWQKGIDLIEKAIRPALEKGDYFVALGSGEQACEDFLENLRREFPEQVGIYLGYNNALAHEIYAGSDIFLMPSLFEPCGTGQMIALRYGTLPLVRYTGGLKDTVLGYENNPISKANGFGFYEYNSSALNEAIMLAAKTYQKPKVFSRLIQNAMSANNDWEKSGEEYLKLYQQLKEE; this is translated from the coding sequence ATGAAAATATTAATGGTTAGCAGTGAAGCAAATCCCTTGGCCAAAACGGGTGGATTAGCGGATGTCGTCTATGCTTTAAGCAAAGAATTGGTTGCCTCCAAGCAGGAAGTGGCGATTGTTATGCCCCTTTATGGAACGATATTCAAAGATATGAATTATCCTATCCGCCAGATTGCCAGTTTCGATGTCATTCTCGGTTGGCGCAATCAAAGAGCTAATCTTTTTACTACTTCTATTGATGGCATCACCTACTATTTGATTGATAATGAATACTACTTCGCCCGTGAAGGGTTATATGGATATGGTGACGATACGGAACGATTCGCTTTTTTTACCCAAGCGGTGTATGACATGTTAAAGCAAGGAGTGGTGCCATTTCCCGATATTGTTCATGTTCATGACTGGCAGGCGGGCATGTTGCCCGTACTATTCAAAGAGCGTGAAAAAGGCAATGCGCCGTTTGCGAAACTAAAGACGGTACTGACAATTCATAATCCGGCATTTCAGGGGATTTTTGCACAGGATTTGCTGACGGAGTTTTATGGTTTGCCCCACCAGCTTTACGATAATGGTCAAGTACGTTTCGGCAATCAAGTGTCAACCTTAAAATCGGCGATCATTTATGCGGATATGATTACGACAGTTTCGCCCACACATGCCGAGGAACTATTGACTTCCGAGGGTGGCAAAGGGCTGAATTCCGTTATTGAACTCCGGCGCGGCCGTTTTGTGGGGATACTAAATGGTATTGACTATCAGGAGTTTAATCCGGAAAACGACAAGTATTTGGCCTCTAACTATTCGCAAGCAAATTTCGGCCTCGGTAAAAGCCTTTGCCGAAAGCAATTATTGCAAACCTTCCATTTGTCAAATGATGAGAAGCGGCCGCTATTTGGGCTTGTTTCACGCCTGACTTGGCAAAAAGGAATCGATCTCATCGAAAAGGCTATTCGCCCGGCATTAGAAAAAGGCGATTACTTTGTCGCTCTGGGTTCAGGAGAACAAGCCTGCGAAGATTTTCTCGAAAACCTAAGACGGGAATTTCCTGAGCAAGTCGGTATTTATCTTGGATATAACAATGCGCTGGCGCACGAGATATATGCCGGATCGGATATCTTTTTGATGCCATCATTGTTTGAACCCTGCGGAACCGGTCAGATGATTGCCCTCCGTTATGGGACTTTACCCTTAGTTCGTTATACGGGAGGGTTAAAAGATACCGTTTTAGGATATGAGAATAATCCAATTTCTAAGGCCAACGGCTTTGGTTTTTATGAGTATAATTCCTCGGCGTTAAATGAAGCAATTATGCTCGCCGCGAAGACTTATCAAAAACCAAAGGTTTTTAGTCGGCTCATCCAAAATGCCATGTCCGCTAATAATGATTGGGAAAAATCCGGCGAGGAGTATTTAAAACTTTATCAACAACTTAAGGAGGAGTAA
- the glgD gene encoding glucose-1-phosphate adenylyltransferase subunit GlgD, producing MSGKMLGLLNLHHSPNLGEMTTDRTLASTSFLGRYAFMDFALSNFTNSGIDQVGILVKEKPRSLLKHLGSRNTWNVNTKTGFENIMYNESAIFNRRYNTDFANIRTNDWVMRKSTADYIVFAPAHFICAIDYRKVLQEHIANNAAITLIYAPVDRAKDHFIGSDIVTLNNDGLVINLRSNKGTANTANISLEMYIINRPKLMELMEKSNEISSFFGLHDIIAFSCNAGERVHGYRYDGFVRCFDSMEHYIEYSLELLNYKYRQQLFLPEWPIYTVTHDTPPAFYDQGAEVRNSFIANGAQIYGKVQNSIISRDVVIEPGAKVVDSIVLTQSVIGSNVCLCNAIVDKYCHVKFAKEVNGEESHPAYVHQGDQI from the coding sequence ATGAGTGGAAAAATGCTTGGTCTTTTAAATCTTCATCATTCACCTAATTTAGGAGAAATGACTACCGATCGGACATTGGCCTCAACATCATTTTTGGGTCGATATGCTTTTATGGATTTTGCGCTATCAAATTTTACCAACTCGGGAATTGACCAAGTGGGTATTTTAGTCAAAGAGAAACCGCGCTCATTATTAAAGCACTTAGGTTCCAGAAACACTTGGAACGTCAACACCAAGACGGGATTTGAAAACATCATGTACAACGAAAGCGCGATTTTCAATCGCCGCTACAATACCGACTTCGCCAATATACGGACCAACGATTGGGTGATGCGCAAAAGCACCGCTGATTATATTGTTTTTGCTCCGGCTCATTTTATTTGCGCGATCGATTATCGAAAAGTCCTTCAGGAGCACATCGCCAATAACGCCGCGATTACATTGATCTATGCTCCCGTTGATAGAGCGAAAGACCACTTTATCGGAAGCGATATCGTGACCCTTAATAACGACGGGCTGGTAATAAATCTTCGGTCAAACAAGGGAACGGCTAATACGGCGAACATTTCTCTCGAAATGTATATCATTAATCGCCCCAAACTGATGGAATTAATGGAAAAAAGCAATGAGATATCTTCCTTCTTTGGTCTTCACGATATCATTGCGTTTAGTTGCAATGCCGGCGAACGGGTACATGGCTATCGATACGATGGCTTCGTGCGTTGTTTCGATAGCATGGAACATTACATCGAATACTCCTTGGAGTTGCTTAACTACAAGTATCGGCAGCAGTTATTTTTGCCGGAATGGCCGATATATACGGTCACTCACGATACGCCACCGGCCTTTTATGATCAGGGGGCCGAAGTCCGCAATAGTTTTATAGCCAATGGGGCCCAAATTTATGGCAAAGTTCAAAACTCGATCATCTCGCGGGATGTGGTCATTGAACCGGGAGCCAAAGTTGTCGATTCGATAGTTCTTACCCAATCGGTTATTGGCTCTAATGTTTGCTTATGTAATGCCATTGTGGATAAATACTGTCACGTCAAGTTTGCCAAGGAAGTAAACGGTGAAGAAAGCCACCCCGCCTACGTCCACCAAGGAGATCAAATTTAA
- a CDS encoding glucose-1-phosphate adenylyltransferase, producing the protein MAKNKVAAMLLAGGKGSRLLDLTRKSAKPGIPFGGKYRIIDFTMSNIANSNINIVGVMTQYESTFLNTYIGNGDNWGLNGVRSLTATLTPRQTEKGSNWYAGTADAIYQNIDFLDNMDPEYVLILSGDHIYRMNYQTMLDAHIKSKADLTIAVIRVPLEEAKRFGIMDVDGSNFITKFTEKPANPTSNLASMGIYLFDYKILRSALIEDDKDNQSEHDFGKNIIPNLLAKKKKILAYQFDGYWKDVGTINSYWEASMDLLNPEIEREFSKDGKLKIFTEDTHSVPQYVGKSAAVRDSLINQGAIILGEVDHSIVFNEVILSHGSSIRNSVVMPNVTIEEGVEIDYAIVGPDQVIKKGSMLKGEQGKIALFANQGGNL; encoded by the coding sequence ATGGCAAAAAACAAAGTAGCGGCAATGTTGTTAGCAGGAGGAAAGGGCTCCCGTCTGCTCGATTTAACACGTAAAAGCGCTAAACCGGGCATTCCTTTCGGAGGGAAATATCGAATAATCGACTTCACTATGTCGAATATCGCCAACTCAAATATTAATATTGTCGGCGTTATGACCCAATATGAGTCAACGTTTCTTAACACTTACATCGGAAATGGGGATAATTGGGGACTGAACGGAGTACGGTCATTGACGGCCACCTTAACTCCTCGGCAGACGGAAAAAGGCAGTAACTGGTATGCGGGGACGGCGGACGCAATTTATCAAAATATTGATTTTCTCGATAACATGGATCCGGAATATGTCTTAATTTTAAGCGGTGACCATATCTATCGGATGAATTATCAAACCATGCTTGACGCGCATATTAAAAGCAAAGCTGATTTGACGATCGCCGTTATTCGCGTTCCGCTTGAAGAGGCCAAGCGCTTTGGAATAATGGATGTTGACGGCAGTAATTTCATCACGAAATTTACCGAGAAACCCGCCAACCCAACGTCTAATCTCGCAAGTATGGGAATCTATCTTTTTGACTATAAGATTTTGCGTTCGGCGCTTATTGAAGATGATAAAGACAACCAGAGTGAACACGATTTTGGCAAGAATATTATTCCAAATCTGTTGGCAAAAAAGAAAAAAATACTCGCCTACCAATTCGATGGTTATTGGAAGGATGTCGGAACTATCAATTCTTATTGGGAAGCAAGCATGGATTTGCTTAACCCCGAGATCGAACGGGAATTCTCTAAGGATGGAAAACTCAAGATATTTACTGAAGATACGCACTCCGTTCCCCAATATGTCGGAAAAAGTGCTGCGGTGAGAGATTCGCTGATTAATCAAGGAGCGATTATTTTAGGAGAAGTCGATCATTCAATCGTCTTTAACGAAGTCATCCTCTCCCATGGCAGTTCAATCCGTAATTCAGTGGTTATGCCTAATGTCACGATAGAAGAAGGAGTCGAAATTGATTATGCCATCGTCGGCCCGGATCAAGTGATAAAGAAGGGTTCAATGCTTAAAGGTGAGCAAGGAAAAATTGCTCTTTTTGCCAATCAGGGAGGTAATTTATGA
- a CDS encoding SbcC/MukB-like Walker B domain-containing protein, whose amino-acid sequence MKTLKKLKIINWHYFWNETIDFGGINFLTGLNASGKSTLIDAIQVLLLGDTSGRFFNKAAMDKSNRTLKGYLRGELGDNLDGGFHYLRNGRFSSYIAMEFFDDKNTTSFTMGIVFDIYDDGEEEHRFFEIDAPIPENQFIINRVPMDYKQLNSFLSSNYAGKFMFFDSNRQYQEYLKRSFGGLKDKYFSLLKKSISFTPITDITTFITEYVCDPQQNVDITPMQDNILQYRKLEKEAQIMRERVNRLDAIHSTYKLYQDNFEQKSIYSYIVEKASFQNDRERLDSYYHQIDDATKRLASIDVDIAEVDHSIAELNRKKMHLIQDKANSDIYRITDDLRAQKASEEKRLLQLNETAKRINENLSRYVSNFISIGQSLADTLTSFDVSSISDEALIQEINDLRASALDVLTQSMNLRDKFLDNIDSLSTDVLFAWRDSLGVFKQRVGGLAIFIGKLITSYDQKTALLKQQEIDMQGGGKSYEARLLAVKRELETELSRRHNQSIRVSIFADLIDIRHPEWANAIEGYLNNQKFNFFVDDEYYMESYEIMRSLLEKFNYYGLTLIDANRLIERDYRAEKNSLAEEIKTDHPGAEAYANFLIGRLMKCRNLTEARAAGNGITIEGDLYRNFAFGKINPYLYREHFIGREISQNQLTSKRYEITANAELVKKLRDLAVIINEANRMEIINSNEIATVNAELEQLKDIKGIKENIAYVDGELSKHDLSQLTTLDKRIDDIGEDITGLESDRASLFEEKGKITNLIETLKNDKIPSEKKSVEEKENRLLENFDPFLVSEKAEPLFQEELAKGKSPLDLITEYNISLGHAQYLVNNLFTQLTKLRRDYIREYRLTYDTEQEDNEVYEAEYRDMTEVRLPDYEVKIHDAYDKAVKQFKNDFISKLRSAIEAVEDQIKELNFALSASTFGEDSYRFTVRPSSTYRVYYDMIMDDLLLEMGDDDSEFLTKYDSVMRDLFAQVALANDAANNAAVLVNVEKFTDYRSYLDFDLVVKDKSGNEQRLSRMIKKKSGGETQTPFYISVLASFAQLYHVNETGELGNTLRLIIFDEAFSKMDGGRIKEAIRLLRKFGLQAIVSAPSDKVAEISGLVDETLVVLRGKNASSVRLYAEEDKLA is encoded by the coding sequence ATGAAAACATTAAAAAAACTAAAAATAATCAATTGGCACTATTTTTGGAATGAAACAATCGATTTCGGCGGTATTAACTTTTTAACCGGACTCAATGCTTCCGGCAAATCGACTTTAATCGACGCAATCCAAGTTTTGCTTTTGGGCGACACTTCGGGAAGATTTTTTAACAAAGCGGCCATGGATAAAAGCAATCGTACATTGAAGGGGTATCTGAGAGGAGAGTTAGGCGATAATCTTGATGGCGGCTTTCATTATCTTCGTAATGGGCGATTCTCAAGTTACATCGCGATGGAGTTTTTCGATGATAAGAATACCACTTCCTTTACCATGGGAATCGTCTTTGATATTTATGACGATGGTGAAGAAGAGCACCGCTTTTTTGAAATTGACGCCCCCATTCCGGAAAATCAATTTATCATTAACCGGGTTCCGATGGACTATAAGCAATTAAACAGTTTTTTATCGAGTAATTATGCCGGTAAATTTATGTTTTTTGATTCCAATCGCCAATATCAGGAATACCTAAAAAGATCGTTTGGCGGATTGAAAGATAAGTATTTTTCACTGTTGAAGAAATCGATATCTTTTACGCCGATTACCGACATTACTACTTTTATTACCGAATATGTGTGCGATCCGCAGCAAAATGTCGATATCACTCCAATGCAAGATAATATTCTTCAATATCGAAAATTGGAAAAAGAAGCTCAGATAATGCGGGAAAGGGTTAATCGCCTGGATGCTATTCATAGCACTTATAAGCTGTATCAAGACAACTTTGAACAAAAATCAATTTACTCTTATATCGTAGAAAAAGCGAGTTTTCAAAATGATCGCGAACGCTTGGATAGTTACTATCATCAGATAGACGATGCCACCAAGCGATTGGCTTCAATTGATGTTGATATCGCTGAAGTGGATCATTCCATCGCGGAATTGAATCGCAAGAAGATGCATCTTATTCAAGACAAAGCCAATAGTGACATCTATCGTATTACCGATGATTTACGGGCCCAAAAGGCAAGTGAAGAGAAACGCCTTTTGCAACTGAATGAAACGGCCAAGCGTATCAATGAAAACCTATCTCGCTACGTGAGCAACTTTATCTCTATCGGTCAATCATTGGCCGACACGTTGACATCATTTGATGTTAGTTCAATCAGCGATGAAGCGCTGATCCAAGAAATTAACGATCTGCGGGCTTCGGCGCTTGATGTTTTAACGCAAAGCATGAACTTACGCGACAAGTTTTTGGATAATATCGACAGTCTATCCACCGATGTTCTCTTTGCTTGGCGGGATTCGTTGGGCGTTTTTAAGCAAAGAGTTGGCGGTCTTGCCATCTTTATTGGAAAGTTAATTACTAGTTATGATCAAAAAACCGCTTTATTGAAGCAGCAAGAAATTGATATGCAGGGGGGCGGCAAATCATATGAGGCGCGCCTACTTGCCGTTAAACGCGAGCTCGAGACTGAACTCAGCCGTCGTCATAATCAAAGTATCCGTGTCTCAATCTTCGCTGATTTGATTGATATAAGACATCCGGAATGGGCGAATGCCATCGAGGGTTATTTGAATAATCAGAAATTTAATTTTTTCGTCGACGATGAGTACTATATGGAATCCTATGAGATAATGCGCTCACTTTTAGAAAAGTTTAACTATTATGGTTTGACCCTAATTGACGCCAATCGACTTATTGAACGCGATTATCGAGCGGAAAAGAATTCTCTCGCCGAAGAAATTAAGACCGATCATCCGGGGGCCGAAGCGTATGCCAATTTTTTAATCGGACGATTGATGAAATGCCGTAATTTAACGGAAGCACGCGCGGCGGGAAATGGAATAACCATTGAAGGTGATTTATACCGAAATTTTGCGTTTGGAAAAATTAATCCCTATCTTTATCGGGAACATTTTATTGGTCGAGAAATAAGTCAAAATCAACTGACGAGCAAGCGGTATGAAATTACGGCCAATGCCGAACTGGTAAAGAAACTTCGGGATTTGGCGGTGATAATAAATGAAGCTAACCGCATGGAGATTATAAACAGCAATGAAATTGCTACGGTGAATGCGGAACTAGAACAGTTGAAGGACATCAAAGGCATTAAGGAAAATATCGCCTATGTTGATGGCGAACTCAGCAAACACGATTTATCGCAATTAACGACTCTCGATAAGCGAATCGATGATATCGGGGAGGACATTACCGGTTTGGAAAGTGACCGCGCTTCTTTGTTTGAAGAAAAGGGCAAGATCACCAATTTGATTGAAACACTTAAAAATGACAAGATTCCCAGCGAAAAAAAGAGCGTTGAAGAGAAGGAAAATCGGCTTTTGGAAAACTTTGATCCCTTCTTGGTAAGTGAAAAAGCCGAGCCCTTATTTCAAGAGGAGTTAGCTAAGGGAAAATCCCCTCTCGACTTAATAACCGAGTACAATATTTCGCTCGGGCACGCTCAATATCTAGTCAATAACCTATTTACGCAACTGACAAAACTGCGGCGGGATTATATCCGCGAATATCGGCTGACTTACGACACCGAGCAAGAAGATAACGAAGTATATGAAGCCGAGTATCGCGATATGACGGAAGTTCGCTTACCCGATTATGAGGTGAAAATTCATGATGCCTACGATAAGGCAGTAAAGCAATTTAAAAATGATTTTATTTCAAAACTTAGAAGTGCGATTGAAGCCGTCGAAGATCAAATCAAAGAATTAAACTTCGCCCTGTCGGCTTCTACCTTTGGAGAGGACTCATATCGATTTACGGTTCGACCCTCATCAACTTATCGTGTCTATTACGATATGATCATGGATGACTTACTGCTGGAAATGGGAGATGACGACAGCGAATTCTTAACTAAATATGATTCGGTAATGCGCGATTTGTTTGCCCAGGTGGCTTTGGCCAATGATGCGGCCAACAATGCGGCGGTTTTGGTTAACGTGGAAAAATTCACCGATTATCGGAGCTATTTGGACTTTGACTTAGTCGTTAAGGATAAGTCAGGCAATGAGCAACGGCTGTCGAGGATGATTAAAAAGAAATCCGGTGGTGAGACGCAAACGCCGTTTTATATTTCCGTGCTAGCATCTTTTGCACAGCTTTATCACGTTAACGAAACGGGTGAACTAGGCAATACGCTTCGCCTAATCATTTTCGATGAAGCCTTTTCAAAGATGGATGGAGGCCGTATTAAGGAAGCGATTAGACTGCTCCGCAAGTTTGGACTTCAGGCCATCGTATCCGCTCCGAGCGACAAAGTGGCGGAAATTAGCGGTTTAGTTGATGAAACACTCGTGGTATTAAGAGGAAAAAATGCTTCGTCGGTTCGTCTATATGCAGAAGAAGACAAACTGGCTTAA
- a CDS encoding DUF4194 domain-containing protein: MFEEEIVKLSRSDQDTFAHVVNSLLLSGFVVRDQFDTREKTMKINPSFRFLERYYEIVNDYLSFAGWEIDRDLINGVFALKNEYRENRAKLDRETSLITFVLRLIYESEKSESSQTGESIYVTTPQVQKVMLDRGILLPGKKLTGRLVDRCLRILAGYNIVSKVSGSYDEGNVSFYILPSILYAVDSDMIAAMGNALDQISAKQNDGGSIV, translated from the coding sequence ATGTTTGAAGAGGAAATAGTTAAACTTTCTCGTTCTGATCAAGATACCTTTGCTCACGTGGTAAATAGCCTTCTTCTGAGCGGGTTTGTGGTGCGTGACCAGTTTGATACACGTGAAAAAACGATGAAAATAAATCCGTCATTTCGATTTTTGGAACGCTATTATGAAATTGTAAATGATTACCTTTCTTTTGCTGGTTGGGAAATTGATCGCGATTTGATCAATGGGGTATTTGCCCTAAAGAATGAGTATCGGGAAAATCGGGCCAAATTGGATCGCGAGACTTCGCTGATTACTTTTGTGCTTCGCTTGATATACGAATCGGAAAAATCGGAGTCTAGTCAGACGGGGGAAAGCATATATGTTACGACGCCTCAAGTGCAAAAAGTCATGCTTGATCGCGGCATCCTTCTTCCCGGCAAAAAACTTACCGGTCGTCTTGTCGATCGCTGTCTACGGATTTTAGCCGGATACAATATCGTCAGCAAAGTGAGCGGTTCCTATGATGAAGGCAATGTCTCATTTTACATTTTGCCGTCCATCTTATACGCGGTTGACAGTGATATGATCGCCGCGATGGGTAATGCGCTTGATCAGATAAGCGCTAAGCAAAATGATGGGGGATCAATCGTATGA
- a CDS encoding DUF5716 family protein, which produces MSLFNAIPAHFFSILSSPNRDVYADALLVLFNSLESDELSIKKNDYIRALKDKANNELLKFDLSLEEPDETDEDDFSDSLSSEGKLQLETMALKAAFIVRRLEETGWIDIEIDPESFDEYIALPAYSIQFLSLLNTIANASEAPYTSLVHATYSELKMEDGEPDEFMYATLIRAYENTKRLRTELVTLGHSIRIFQNRLGKVFTTNGILHDYFDTYKETISDRYYHPLKTFDSVAKYRRPIINMLQRWLHDEDVRSQLIAQALVYSPRGDRNQIETDIIAKINYVCDMYDTLNNMIDSIDERHQDYTRSSANKILYLNNNDKTIKGHLDTIFRSYAKSAVTGEGLANILSKMQDAIPLESQSYVDNDSLTLPYTRQSRLFGEPMAVPDFLDVDSMLMTDFLAQTKNEFTDDRVFDFMETAFGEADEISIEEIPLPNFDAFILLILASIKASDEKCFYSIEALEGQIISYGYSLPRFIYKRKELIA; this is translated from the coding sequence ATGAGTCTTTTTAACGCAATTCCTGCCCACTTTTTTTCAATTCTTTCAAGTCCCAATCGCGATGTCTATGCGGATGCGCTTCTCGTCCTTTTTAATTCTCTTGAAAGTGATGAATTATCAATAAAGAAAAATGACTATATTCGGGCTTTAAAGGACAAGGCAAATAATGAGTTACTGAAATTTGATCTTTCACTGGAAGAACCGGATGAGACTGATGAGGATGATTTTTCCGATTCGTTATCCAGCGAGGGAAAATTGCAACTTGAAACCATGGCTTTGAAAGCGGCTTTTATCGTTCGTCGACTTGAGGAAACCGGCTGGATCGATATCGAGATTGATCCGGAGAGTTTTGATGAGTATATCGCCTTGCCCGCTTATTCAATTCAGTTTCTTTCATTACTTAATACGATCGCCAACGCGAGTGAAGCCCCCTATACCAGTCTGGTTCACGCCACGTATAGCGAGTTAAAAATGGAAGACGGGGAACCTGATGAATTTATGTATGCGACGCTTATTCGAGCTTACGAGAATACCAAACGCTTGCGGACCGAATTAGTCACACTCGGCCATTCAATTCGGATATTTCAGAATCGCCTGGGCAAGGTCTTTACCACAAATGGGATTCTCCATGACTATTTTGATACATATAAAGAGACGATTTCCGATCGATACTATCACCCGCTTAAAACCTTCGACAGCGTGGCCAAGTATCGCCGCCCGATCATAAATATGCTCCAGCGCTGGCTTCACGACGAAGACGTTCGTTCGCAGCTTATCGCTCAAGCCCTGGTTTATAGTCCCCGCGGTGATCGCAATCAGATTGAGACAGATATAATTGCGAAGATTAATTATGTTTGCGACATGTATGATACCCTCAACAATATGATCGATAGTATTGACGAGCGCCATCAGGACTACACGCGTTCTTCCGCCAATAAAATATTATATTTGAACAATAATGATAAAACGATCAAAGGCCATCTCGATACGATTTTTCGTAGCTACGCGAAATCGGCTGTCACTGGCGAAGGATTGGCCAACATTCTATCCAAAATGCAAGATGCGATACCGTTGGAAAGTCAATCCTATGTCGACAATGATTCGTTGACCCTGCCTTACACTCGCCAATCCCGTTTGTTTGGAGAGCCGATGGCGGTGCCCGATTTTCTCGATGTCGACTCAATGTTAATGACCGATTTCTTAGCCCAGACAAAAAATGAATTCACGGATGATCGGGTTTTTGACTTTATGGAAACTGCCTTTGGCGAGGCGGATGAAATAAGCATCGAGGAGATTCCTCTTCCGAATTTTGACGCCTTTATTCTTTTAATTTTAGCTAGCATTAAAGCGAGTGATGAGAAATGTTTTTACTCAATCGAAGCCCTTGAGGGACAGATTATATCCTACGGATATTCATTGCCTCGCTTTATATATAAACGAAAGGAGCTTATCGCATAA
- the rpmB gene encoding 50S ribosomal protein L28: MSKFCPVTGKGPMSGNNRSHSLRATRRSWSVNLQPYKIEVDGKVQTVRMSARAYRTLNKTAKKA; encoded by the coding sequence ATGAGTAAATTTTGCCCCGTCACCGGTAAAGGACCGATGAGCGGAAATAACCGTTCTCACTCGCTACGCGCTACTCGCCGCAGTTGGAGCGTCAATCTTCAACCATACAAAATTGAAGTTGATGGCAAGGTTCAAACCGTGAGGATGTCCGCCCGTGCATATCGGACCCTTAATAAAACCGCTAAAAAGGCTTAA
- the rpe gene encoding ribulose-phosphate 3-epimerase: MKVEISPSLLAADFRFLDREIKQVSESGCKYLHFDVMDGAFVPNISFGIPVLLSLAGNYPLIFDVHIMIKRVLKYIPAFLDAGADIVTFHYEALKRNEQIKKAIAMIHEAGKKAGISIKPQTPIEVLVPFIRELDLILIMSVEPGFGGQKFDPRAVDKIRELKKIIVSSGSQALIEVDGGINDITGRQVRQAGADILVAGSYLFGHADFQARVERLRGE, translated from the coding sequence ATGAAAGTCGAAATTTCTCCCTCGCTCTTAGCCGCCGATTTTCGGTTTTTAGACCGAGAAATAAAACAAGTCAGCGAAAGCGGATGCAAGTATCTTCACTTTGATGTGATGGATGGAGCATTTGTACCTAATATATCTTTTGGGATTCCCGTTCTTTTAAGTTTGGCCGGCAATTATCCCTTGATTTTTGATGTTCATATTATGATTAAACGGGTTTTAAAATACATACCGGCCTTCCTGGATGCTGGAGCCGATATCGTCACCTTTCACTATGAGGCGCTCAAAAGGAACGAGCAGATAAAAAAAGCTATCGCCATGATTCATGAGGCTGGTAAAAAGGCGGGAATTTCAATAAAACCCCAGACACCGATTGAAGTTTTAGTGCCATTTATCCGGGAACTGGATCTTATATTAATCATGTCGGTTGAACCGGGGTTTGGCGGTCAAAAATTTGATCCGCGCGCTGTGGATAAAATCCGTGAACTCAAGAAAATAATCGTTTCTAGCGGTAGTCAGGCATTAATTGAGGTTGATGGTGGAATAAACGATATTACCGGTCGGCAAGTTCGACAAGCCGGGGCGGATATTTTAGTCGCCGGGAGTTATCTTTTTGGTCATGCGGACTTTCAAGCCCGCGTTGAAAGATTAAGAGGTGAATGA